In Candidatus Berkelbacteria bacterium, the DNA window ATGAGTTGTCTCTCGTAAGAGGGACCCTGGGTTCGAATCCCAGCCTCTCCGCATTGCAAAAGTGCCCACCCCGTGTGGGCGCTTTTGTGATTTGGTAAGGCTGGTCGAACCCTCGGGCAGCGTCCGAGGGTTCGTTAGCGACGTAACTGTAGTGGAGGAGCTTTCCGGAGCGAAGCGGAGACTTACCAGCCTCTCCGCATTGCAAAAGTGCCCCGGAAGTTCCGGTACAATATCTGTATGAGCCAGAAAAATATTAAGTCTGTCATCCATGGGTACTCCCGAAAAAAGGAGGAAGAGCAGACCCAGCTCGTGGCCAAAGAGAACAACTTACCCTACATTAATCTGGTTAACTACCCATTTACCGGCGACGTCTTAGAGATAATCCCGAACGCTATTGCCAAAAAAAATATGGTTATCGCCTTTAACCGCCTCGGCAATACCGTTCGTGTCGCTACGCCTTACCCGCATAACGTCGGCCTTTCGGAGGTGATGAACGAGATCGGGCATCGTAAAAATATTCTCTTTGAGCCGCATGTCTGCTCGCTAAGCTCAATCAACTTCGCCCTGACCCAATACGACAAGCTCGTCCGCAGGACGAGCGATACAAGCGCTAAGGCCAAGCAGAAGTCCATCGACGAGTTCCTTAAAGAAATCGCTACTCTGACCGACTTTGCGAGCGCCCTAGGTGGAGTAAGTATCACTCAACTTTTTGAGTCTATTCTTTCTGGGGCATTAGCCTTTGACGCTACCGATGTGCACTTCGAGCCGCAAAGCGAGCACGTCCGTATACGCTTTAGGGTTGACGGCGAGCTCCTCGATGCCGCCAGTATCGATCACGGCGAGTATCACTTGCTGCTCAGTCGGGTCAAAAACCTGGCCCACCTCAAATTAAATAGACAGATGGGCCCACAAGACGGTCGTTTCTCGATTGCCGTTGGTAAAGGCCAGATCGATGTTCGTGTTAATGTTTTGCCAGCAACCTACGGCGAAACCATCGAGCTACGTCTCCTGACCGCCCAGGAGCTTTTGAGCTTAGAGCGCCTGGGGCTCGCTGAGGGAACGAAGCAGGCCATTGAGCGCAATATCAAGCGCGAGAACGGCCTCATCGTCATCACTGGCCCGACTGGCTCCGGTAAGACAACGACGCTTTACGCCGTATTAAGCTTGCTTAACAAGCCTGACGTTAAAATCATCACGATCGAGGATCCGGTCGAGTACAAAATCGCTGGTATCGAGCAGATCGAGGTTGACCATGCGGCCGGTTTCGATTTCTCCCAGGCCTTGCGAGCCGTCTTGCGTCAAGATCCTGACGTCATCTTGGTCGGGGAGATCCGCGATAAAGAAACCGCCGAGATCGCTATCAACGCCTCCCTGACCGGGCACCTAGTTCTAACAACGCTCCACACTAACTCAGCGCCGGCGACGTTCGCCCGGTTAATCGAGATGGGCGTACCGACATACCTATTGGCCGATGCGATCAGCCTAATTATCGCGCAGCGCTTGGTGCGTCGGGTTTGCGCTAGTTGTAACGGCAAGGGCTGCCCCAAATGCGGCAATACCGGCAAGAAAGGGCGGGTTGTGATTTCGGAGTTTCTGGAGCCGTCCATTGAGTTTGCTGAGCTCATAAAAAATAAAGCGACACTCGGGGAGTTCGCGAAAGTTTATAAAGAGTTGGGCTACAAGTTACTAAACGACGACTTGCAGGAAAAAATCGCCAAAGGACTAGTTAGCCCAACCGAGAAGTTGGGCTAAACACGCTTCAGATTTGATTTTTGCTTTACGGTCCCACTAAGGCGTCGCCAGCCTTGAAGGCAAACTGCAGAATAACGTAGGCCAGAATAACCACGATAATACCGATAATGGCGTTGATGATTCCGTTACGCGCTTCGGTTGCTTTCGCCGCGTCACCACCAGAAGTGATGTACTTAACGCCGCTGAAAATCAGATAGAAGAAGGCGATCAAGGCAATAATTGCCAAGACCCAGACTAAGACTTTACCAACGAGGCCGCCGAAAATGCTGCTTGCCGAACCAGAGCTCTTCTGGAAAGAAAACTTATTAAGAAAATCGCTGCCGGTAACCCCCTGAGCGTATGCGTGAACGAAAATAAGATCGTGAATTTTAGTTAACATATAGTCCTCCTATAGCCCATTGTTCTGTTTCGCTGCCAGCATGTCAAGGGGTGTCCGGAACCTCAATTTTGACCTCGCGGGTATGAAAGACACCGTCAACCTTCTGTTTTATAACCAGTTTGCCGTTCTTGTAACTTGTGGCCTTGCCCCAACTACGAACCCAGTAGTAGGTAGTGCCTTCGGCGGTGTACTCTTTTATATCTAGATCGAGCGTTCCGCTGTCACTAACTAGTTTCGCCTCAAAAACCGCCCGGTCGTGTAGCAAGATCGAAATATTACCACTGCCATCAATAGGCAAGGACTCCCCGGCACTACCGCTACCGCCACGAACGGCAGCAATTTCGTCCGCACTTAAAGTATTGGGGTCAGGGTCTTTGGTGTACGCGGCCGAGACGGCTAGCGGCGCAACTTTCGCGGAGTCGTTAGTTACTTCCTGTCCCTTCTCGTTGTAGAGAGTTGGCGCATCCGCACCAAAGAATGAGGTTACGAAACTGACGATCATGTAGGCTAGGCTCGCGATAATAATACCCATGATCGCGTGTGAAACGGTATTTTTGGCCGCGGTGTACTTGGCTTCGTTACCAAAAGCGGTTGCCATTTGGATGCCGCCGTAGACGAGAAAAAAGAAGGCGGCGATACCGATCACGATCAGCAGTAGGTTGATGTAGTACTGGACCGAACCAATAACGCAGGTATTGAGTGCCGTCTCGTTAATGACGTTGTCGCCGCGCAGACATGGCGGTATAAGGTTTAAGACCTGATCCAGATTCATGAGGACAGTCCTTCGCCAAGACTGATAACGAAATTAACAATCACGTAGGCAAAAATTGCCACCAAGAACCCGGCGATCGCCCAAATCATGTTGCTTTTGGCCTTAGCCATCTGGGCCGGGTCGCCGTTCGAAGTAATCATCAGGTAGCCCGAGTAGATAATCCCGACGAAGGCGGCTAAGGCCGCTATTGTCGCAAGCCAGGTGATAGCATTATCAACTAAATCCGCCCAGCTTAGATCAGGTATGCCCGAGTTGTCTTTTGTGAGGTCCAGCTTAGGTGCTTCGGTCACGGCGTAGACCTTCGCCACAAGAAAAGTTACGAGCAGGTTCATGATCGCAACACCTCCAGAAACATCGCCGCCGGATTATCGCCAATGCCCAGCGTTGGCAGAATTAGCCGAATCATTAGGAGCAGTGCCAGGCCAGTTAGCGCCCCGGCGATTAATTCCTTGGCAAAAGACACCTTGTCGGCCTGACCCTGGCTCTGGGTGTAAACATAGCCGGCGTAAACAATGACCAGTACGGCAACAAGGCTAGCGATCGTCACAGCGAAACTGATTAGCGCCGTGAAGTAGGCGTTAAAAGTTGTGTATTCAGCCCGGTCCCCGAACGGTAGACCCAGATGGATGTCTTGCGCTAAAGCCTTACCTAGCCAGGAAGTCATTGGCCAGCCTTGAGTTTTGCTGCCGCTGAATCAACCGCGACTTGAGCGGCTTCACCAGAAACCGTTACGGCACGGAGCATGGTTTGCAGCGTCTCGTCAACGAACTGCCACTCCGGTTTATAGGCCCCTTTGGCGTTAGCTACTTGAGTTGCGAATTGCTGTGGCGACGGCATAACCTCGCTGTCCGTGGATTCCCCGTTACCATCAACCATATCGAGCGTCGGTTTTAGGGTCAGGCGGTTGTAGCTCCCCTGGACTGATTCTTCGGTAAGGTATTGAAGATACTCCCAGGCAAGCTGCGGTAGGTCGCTAGTTTTCGAAACGACATGCGTCCAGTACGCGGCGTAGTCCGTCCGAGATTCTGTTGGTAGCTTTGGATCCTTGATCTGAGGCAGTGGAGCAATGGTGTAGTTGGTAAAGTTGCGGTCAGCGCTATAAATATCGAGTCGTAAGCTCGAAAAACCGATCATCATACCAAGCTTATTCTCGGTAAAGCGCTTTACCGGGTCGCCAGCAGCGGTGTTCCAAGAGTAGCTGGGGTTATTAGGGTTGGAGTAAGCGGCGAAGTAGTCGAGCGCTTCGCGGGCTGGGGCTTGAGCGTCTGCCGTGAGGTGTAAGGCGACCTCCTTGCCTGTTTCGTCGTAGAGGTTGCCGCCACGCTGCTGCAACAGTGCCAGGTATACGTCTACGGGGGCGTAGGTATTATCAACTGTCCCCAGCGCAATCCCGGAGCGGCTAAAGCCGTTACCGTTGCGACGCGTAATCAACTTGTTCCAAGTTTCAAGCTCTGCCCAGGTCTTCGGTGGCGCTTCGAAAACCACCTCCTGCGGGTCGCTAGCCTCCCCCAATTCGGTTGTAACCTGGCTGACGACATTACTATTGATATAAAGCGCCAGGCTATCAACGCTGAGAGGCAAGCCATAGAGACGCCCTGAACGGGAATTCTGCGCTAGTATTTTCTCTCCTAAGAAAGTCTTCAGAATATCCGCCTTGTTCACCTTCTGTTCTACCGGCCACTCCAAAGTGTCTGGAGCGCTGAGAAGCTTGGCTTCGTGTTTTGGCAGCCAGTCGGTCCTCGTTAACCAGATATCCGGGCCAGCCCCTGAAGCGATCGCGTCTACAACCTTGGCCTCATAATCCTTAGCGTCTTTAGCCTGGATATGACGGAACTCAAATTCAGTGTCCTGACGATTCAAGAAGAAGCCCTTGCTAATCTCTTCGTAAGCCTTCTTCTCGTCGAACGGTGCCCAGACGCTTAAAACTGGTTTGCTAGTTGTCGACTTTTTGCCGCCCCGGGCGATTAAGAAAGCAACGACCCCAAACAGGATGAGGAAAACAACAGCGACAATAATTAAAACCCCTCGCTTCATGCAAGAATAGCGTCTCGCAATTCGCCCTCTTTTACAAGCAAGAAAATAGTGTCGACGACCGCTAAGGCTACCTTCTAACTACTCTGCTGAAACCTTGAGTACGCGGGTTTTGGTTTTCTCTTGCTTAGGGATACGAACCGTCAGGATACCGTCACGGAGCTTAGCTTCAGCTTTCGAAGCGTCAACCGAAACTGGCAGGATGTAGGAGCGCATGAAGTTTCCCCAGTAACACTCTTGAACAAAGTAGCCTTCACGGGCAACCTCGGCGTCGTTACGGCGCGCGCCCTTAACACTGACCACCTCGTCCGTTATCGAGATCTCGAGGTCATCAACATTAACACCGGCGATCGGTGCCTTGATATAGACATTCTCATCGTCTTGGTAGGCGTCTATGGCAAGCTGCCCCTCTTCTTCCTCGAGCCACTCCTCGCCTTGTAGCTGAACTTCGTTTTTCGCCATCGTGTCTCCATTATGGAGGCGTAGAATGGGGGAGTCAATGACAAAAGTCCGTCGTTACGACAACCGGAGCAGCTTAGCAAACATCGTGCGACGCGGCCTGTTGCGAGCGCTGCTGCCGGTCGAGTGCCTGGTCTGCAGCGATGAAGGGGAGTGGCTCTGCCCGGATTGTCGAGAATCTTTGCCTGCCACTCGCCCAATTACCTGCGTAATTTGCGCTAAAGCCGCCGAGGACGGTTTATGCAACCACTGTCGCGGGGTAACGAAGCTCGACGGTGCCGTTAGTCTTTTTGCCTACCACCACCAGGGAGTTCAGCGCTTGATCAAGGGAGTTAAGTTCGGCGGCTACACCGACGCTATAAGTTTCTATCTGGAGAATTTTGGAGAGATGATAATGGCACGGCTGGAAGTGAAGGGGGCTGTCCTAGTCCCTCTGCCGCTCTCGCGGGAACGATTGCAGGAGCGAGGCTTCAATCAGTCGGAAGTATTCTGCGAACAACTGGCCAGGCGATACGGCTTGAGCGTGTGGAACGGCTTAAAGCGATCGCGCCATACCAAAGCCCAGGCAGAGCTCGGCCGCAAGGAGCGGCTCAAGAACGTTAAAGGCGCCTTCAGGGTCGTTGGGGGCGAAACTGCTCCGAAGAAAATAATTCTTGTTGATGATGTTATTACTACCGGCGCCACTCTGGGCGAGGCTGCTCGAACGCTACGGAAAGTTGGCACCGAAGAAATTGTCGCCTTAACCCTGGCCCACGGCTAACGCTGGCGCAAGCGCTCAAGCGATTCTAGCGGTTTACCTTCTGCGCGCCCGGCTGGACTCGAACCAGCGACCCTTTGCTCCGCAAGCAAATACTCTATCCACTGAGCTACGGGCGCATATGTGCTGAGACGTTCTGGCGGAGGCGGTAGGATTCGAACCCACGAGGAGCTTTCACCCCTAACGCTTTTCAAGAGCGCCGCATTCGTCCACTCTGCCACGCCTCCAGCGCCTTAGATTATATCTTACAGATAGCACCAAGTCACCAGTTCGGTCCTACTTTTTCTCGCGGACTGTAAGTTTGACCTTGGCCTCTGGTAGCTTAAACGTCTTAAAGACGTAATATTGCTGAACAAATTGGAAAAGGGTGGATGCGATCCAGTAGACCGCAAGGCCAGCTGGAAGAGAGCGAGCGATAAAGAAGGTCATGATCGGAAAGAGGTAGACCATCTGCTTATTCATCATCGCTGCCGCATCGTTAGCGCTACCTGTTGGGCTCTGGGTCAGCTGGGCGTAGTGACGACTCTGCAGTAACTGGGCAACACCGGCAATAATCGGCAGAATCCAGCCCTCTGGTTTGGCAAGGTCGATGCCGAAGAACATGGTGTTGATCGTCTCGATATGCGGCGTAAATGAGTAAATAAGGTCAGGCCTTGAAGCGTTAAGCCCTGCAATAAAGACGCGGTAGAGAATTAGAATAATCGGTAGCTGGATTAGAAGGGGCAGGCAGCCAGAAAGCGGGTTAATGCCCTTCTCCTTGTAAAAAGCCAGCACTGCCTGGCCTTGTGCGGCGCGGTCATCTTTATGCTTCTCCTGGACGGCCTTAAGTTCGTCTTGATAGGCGCGCATCTGGAGCGGGGCGCGCAACGACTTGTTCTGGAGTTTCCAAAGCAAGACTTTGACAAAGACTGTTAGAAGAATTATCCCCCAGCCAATACTATGGCCCGGGACTAGCCAGGCAAAGAAAACCAGCAGGTTGAACAGCGGTTTGTAGAGAATGACTTTGAGAAATTCTTTCATTGAGATTCGTTATCTAAGGCACTGGGTCGAACCCGCCAGCAGCAAAGGGGTGACAGCGGCTTATCCGCTTTGCCCCTAGCCAGACGCCTCGGACGGTGCCGTGCTTAAGGATAGCCTCTTTCGTGTACTCGGAGCAAGTCGGCTGATAACGGCAAATGCCTCCCGTTACCTGGCGTAGCGGCCCGTGATCCGGCGATAAGGTTCGCTGGTAAGCCGTTATGAGGAGGGCGAAAAAGCGGCGCGCCATTTCTTTATATCTCTTTCGAGGGCGGCAAAAGCTTCGGCCTCGGGTTTTGACCTAATGATTATTACTACATCGGCCTTCGGCGGCGACTCCTTGATAAGGTGCTCGAAGACGTGAGCCACTATTCGTCGCAGACGGTTACGGTGAACGGCCTTCTTCTCAACTTTCTTGCTCACCACAACACCGACGCGAGGGTGTTTTTCCTTGGGATCAGCAGCGGCGATTAACAGAAACTGCCCGCTGAAGCGTTTCCCCTCTTTGAGTACCCGGGAAAACTCGCCTTGTGACTTGAGGCGGTTCTCCTTTTTAAGCATTTATCTCGCCAAAACAGCGCGACCTTTTGCTCGTCGCGCTTTCAAGACGGTAGAGCCACTTTGGGTTCGGGCTCGGAAACCATGAGTTTTTTGGTAATGTCGTTTGTTACGTTGCAGTGTCCGTCGCATTTGAAAGATATTCTACCTTTTTTGTGGAAAACTCGCTAGGCACTCAAGGAGTCGAGGCTTAACAGGTTGCTTCCTGTGGAAAACTCCGGTACATTCTACCCGCGATGGCAAACGGTTTATGGAAAGATATTCTCGCTAAACTTGAGCCTCATTTTAGCCGTCCAAATTACGCCACCTGGCTGAGATCAACTAGCCTCAAAGAAGAGGGTGACGGCCTGATCACGATTGCCGTTGCCAATGAATACGCTAAAACCTGGGTCGAGAAAAATGCTCTTAGCCAGATCCGCCAGGAGCTCGAGAAGCACTTCTCGCCGCTAAACGACCTTCGGGTCGTTGTCGCCGCGGCTAAGGTCCCCCTAAGTGAAGATTTACCGTTACTACAGGTTGAGCAAACGGAGACATTGGACGCCTCAAAGACCGCCACTACGGACTCGCCCAGCAGCAAGAAGTTCAGGCCTAATTACACCTTCGAGACCTTTATCGTCGGTAATAATAACCGCCTTGCCTTTGCGGCGGCACAGGTGGTCGCGGAACGGCCCGGCGAGGCCTACAACCCCTTATTCATCTACGGCGGCGTGGGCTTAGGCAAAACCCATCTGATGCAGGCTATAGGCAACGAGGTGCTTCGGCGCGACCCGAGCAAAAAAATCGGCTTCGTGTCCTGCGAGACTTTCACTAGCGAGTTTATTCAAGCCCTGCAGAATAAAACGATCGACACCTTTAAGAGTAAGTACCGCTCCATAGACGTGCTTCTAGTGGACGACATTCAGTTTCTCGCTAACAAGGAGGGTACCCAGGAAGAGTTTTTCCACACTTTCAATATTCTCCATCAGGCAAATCGTCAGATCGTCTTGACTAGCGATCGCGTGCCAAAGGAGATCCCTAATCTTGAGGAGCGGCTTTCCTCTAGGCTTGGCTGGGGTATGATCGCCGACATTCAGAGCCCGAACTTCGAAACGCGGATGGCGATCTTGCAGGAGAAGGCCAGGGAGCGTGGCATTAATATCGAGCCACAAGTCTTGGAGTATATCGCTAACGCGGCGACTTCAAACGTCCGCGAGCTGGAGGGCAGCCTAACTAAGCTCTTAACAACGGCCGAGATCGAGAAGGAGCCAATAACAATCGCCTTTACCGAAAGGGTCTTAAAGGATCTGACTAAACATAGCGGCAAGAACCTTACCACTAAGAAAGTTATCCAAACCGTGGCTGATTATTACGACGTCGAGGTTTCTGACCTATTGGGCGCAAAACGAGTTAAGACCTTAGTTTATCCCAGGCAAGTCGCGATGTACCTGCTGCGTGAACGCCTCAAGCAGTCTTACCCACAGATCGGCGAAGCGTTCGGCGGCAAAGACCACACGACAGTGATGCACGCTGTCGACAAAATTACCAAAATGAAGAAAGCTGACGGCAGTACCGAGAAGGACTTAAACAGCATCGTCGGGGAACTACGCGGATGACGCCTATATCCGCCTGGATATTATGTGGAAAACTACCAGCCAATTTGGGGGTAAGTTTAACAACCCTCCTCGGTGCCGCCCCTCTCAACAGGTTGAGAAAGCTTCCCCCGTTACTCCCCATCTTTTCCACAAGTAACGCGAGGTTTTCCCCTCTCCCTGCTCGAAGGCTGTCCACTTTCCCACAATGCTTATTACTACAACTTGTTATTTAACCTACCTATGAAATATATATGTGAACAAGAAAGCGCAGCTCCAAATAATCTAAACAGCCTTCTGGGCTCTAATCGGAGGATAGAAATATGAAGTGTATGTGTGAAAAGGAAAACTTGATTCAAGCCGTTAACATCGTTGGCCGGCTAGCCACGGCTAGATCAACGCTGCCGATCTTACAGAATATCTATCTAGAGCTAACGGATACTGGTCTTGTGCTGCGCTCAACAGATTTAGAGCAGACGCTCGAGGCGAAGATTGACGCCGAAGTTAAGGAGAAGGGCCGCGTCACGGTGCCGGCACGCCTCGTGACGGAATACCTACAGAACAATACTGATCACAGTCTGACACTCTTCACGGACGACCTGACTCTCCATATTCATTCCACTAACCACCAAGCTTCGTTCAAGGGCCTGGCAGCTGAGGAGTATCCGTCGCTGCCGCAGGCTAAGGTGGGGCAGAAGGTTGAACTCCAATCTGAGGAGCTCGTAGCGGCGATAAATCGGACGATTTTTGCTGCCGCGCTTGACGACACTAGGCCAGTACTTGGGGGACTGCTCTGGCGCTTCGGCGGCGACTCCTTAGAGTTAGTTGGGACCGACGGCTATCGTTTGGCTTATACAAAAGCCAAAATCGCTACTAAGCTGACGGGGGACTACATTATTCCCCGCCGCTCCCTCCAGGAGCTAGTGCGCATTCTCGGCCCCGATAAGGTCGAGGTGTCATTTGCCGGCACTCAGGTTAAGTTTCGGCAAGGCGAGGTTGAGCTGACAAGTCGAATTCTCGAGGGGAAATTTCCTGATTACGCCGCCATCTTGCCAAAGAAAAGCGAACTTAAAGTCACTGTTGCTTCAAGTGCGCTAGCCCAATCGTTGAAGCTCGCTAGCTTATTCTCCCGAGACTCGGCGTATAGCACTAAATTGACCCTCGAAGGGGATAAGCTACGCCTCCATGCTTCATCAGTTAGCTTGGGAGACAATGTCAACGAAGTCACACTCAATACTCCAGTTGATAAACCGTTCGCCATTTCGCTAAACGCTCAATACCTAATTGAGGCGCTCTCGCATATTAGCGGCGAAGTTAGCTTAGAGTTCGTCGACAGCAAGAGCCCGATTGTCCTGCGCCCAAGTGCTGGGGCTGATTACCTCTACCTCGTGATGCCCTTGCGTCTTGAGTAATGACAGCTAGGCGCCTCACTTTAGAGAAGTTCCGCAACTTCGAGGCGTCGAGTTTCGAGCTGGGGGCAAAAACGGCCGTGGTTGGTTATAACGGTAGCGGCAAAAGCAACTTTATCGAGGCCTTACGTTTGCTCTCGGTGGGCAAAAGTAATAAAACTAGCTCTCTAGATGAGGCGATCTGTTTCGACCAGCCGTTCTTCCGACTCGCCCTAGAGCGGGCAAACGACCAAACGCAAACAGTCGACTTTTTCTACGGCGCCCAGTTCGCCGCCAGTGCCGTCAAGGATCGGCAGCTGAAAGTAAACAACCAGCCAACCAGCTGGGCGGAGTTTTGGGGCAAATTTCCGAGCGTCCTCTTTGTCCCCGATGACCTGGAGATTGTCATTGGGGCGCCGCAGGTGCGGCGTCGCTACCTGGACGGGCTACTCTGGCAAACCGATAAGGAGTTCCGTCAGAATCATCTGGAACTCAGCCGGGTTCTGCGCGAACGCTCCGCCTTACTGTTTCTGCTCAAAACTAACCGGGCTGGCAGGGAAGAGCTCTCACCGTGGAACGACTTGCTCCTTGATTTAGGCGGAAAGGTCAGACACCACCGCAAGCAATACGTTGAGTTTCTGCAGGCGCGTCTGACGAAAGACGGACCAGTTTTTACGGACGTTGATATTGAACTTTTCTATAAAGAGAATACTTCGACACCAGAGTCGGTGCTGAAAGAAGAGTTGCGACTGGCCCAAAATCTGGTTGGCCCGCATCGTGATGAGTTGGAGATTCACTTCGGGGATCGCTCAGCCCGACGCTATACCTCGCGCGGCCAGGCTCGAGCCATCGTCGTGGCGCTAAAGGTTGCTGAGGCAGCGTTCCTGGCTAAAAGAACCGGCGAAAAGCCGTTAATCCTGCTTGACGACATGTTCTCCGAGCTCGATGCGCCAACTGCCGAGAAGCTATTTAACCGTTTCGGCGACCAGTATCAGATAGTTGCCACAAGCATCGAGACCAACCCATTGACTAAAGATTGGCAGCAGATCGTTCTAAAATGAGTCTAGAATCGCTCGGTTCATTCTTTAAGTCCGGCGGCCATAACGAGACACTTCGTAAAGCCGAGATGGCGCAGAAGCTTAGCGTGGAGGTTGAAGGACTGCTCGGAGAGAAGGTCAAAGTAATTCTGCGACGCAGCGCCTTAGTAATTGAGTGTCAGAATGAGGCCGCTGCTGCCCGCTTGAACCTGCAACGTCGCCGTCTGCACACGCTTGTCGGCCGAATTTTTGGCGCCTCCTCCGCGAAGATTAAGATAACTGCCCAGAGATAAGAGAAGTGGGCTGCTCGAGAGCAGCCCACCAATGTTCCGACCAGCCAGCCTTAGGAGCGGATCTTCTTGCCTTTCGGCCAGAAATCCTGCATCCAGAACTCGACGTCAAACCAACTCTTCTGGTAACGCTGCTGCTTCATCCAGGCGATCGCCTCGTTGCAGTAGCGCTCGTAGGTTGGCCAGACCCGAGCCAGCTCCGAGACCGGGTTCTCGTCCCCCCGGACGTTAACGTTCGGCACGATCACGATCTTGTTGTCGTAATCGTCGAACTCGATCCGGTAGTGAGCAGTCTCTTTCGGAAGCTTGGCGATGAAGTCGATCGGTTCAACATTCGCCCGTTCACCGCCACGCATCGTATCCTCGACCCAGACAACTCGGGCCTTGCTGGCCTTGATCTGGCCCAAGAAGGCGCGCGCGTTTTTCTTTCCGGGCTCGCCAGGCACGTCCTCGTCGATGAGGATTGTGTAGGCACCCCGCTGGTAAGCGGTGATCGTGAACGTTGCGGCGTTGTACGCCCCTTTCTTGCCAAGAAGGGCTTGCAGCTCCTTCTCATTCTTTGGGGGCGTATTCTTAGTTTGGGCTAAAGCGCTACCGTTTCCGGCGAGCAGCCATAGCACGATGGCGATAAGTAAGGATCGTCCCATTGGAGACCTCCTCCCGTATGGAAGTTAACCATACTTTAGACCAGTTGGGCGTATTTGTCAGTAGGGAATTAGACGAACTCAGTAAGTGATCTGTTTGCCCGTCGGCCAGAAATCCTGTTGCCAAAAGTTGACGTCAAAAGATTTGAGATCGAAGTTCTCACTTTTGAGCCAAGCGACGGCCTCATTAGCGTACTGTTCGTAAGTCGGCCAAACGCGCTCGAGTTCAGCCTGTGGGTTGGCGTCGGAATCAATGTCCACCTTCGGTACAATCACTAGTTGATTATAGTAGTCGTCAAACTCGACCCTGTAGTGGTCGGTTTCATGAGGTAGCTTCGTAACACTGTCGACGAACTCAACGCTAGCGTTTTCCGAGAATTCCTCCACCGGGGTGCTGCCGGATTTCCGATAGATAATAGTGATAACTATTGAGCCGATCAGCACGACTAAAACAGTCGCCGCTATCAATAGTAGTCGTTTACCTTTTGGCGTCAGTGAACTCATCTACCTAGTATTCTAGACCCTCGGATCGGTACATTCACCTTTCTTCCATGAAGTTAAAGCCTTGTAGCTGCTTTGCGGGGAAGTGCCCTGAACGCCCGGACGTGGGTCGAGCAATTGGCTAGGAAACCAGCCCTTGTGCTGTGGCCCCTCCCTTTTTGCGATACCCAAGTGCAGGTGCGGACCGGTACCTTTAGCGTTCCCGGTGTCGCCGACTTTGCCAATTACCTCACCAGCCTTAACAGATTGGCCTTTGCGCAGGTGCTCGTTGCTCCCAGCCTGGAGGTGCGCGTAGTAGTAGGAGACGTCGGTTGAGTCGACAATCCTAACCGTCACTCCGCCGTCACCGCTGTTATCCTTATGGACAGCGGCTACCGAGCCGTCAGTTATCGAGACGACGGGGTCACCGTATATTTTATTCTTGCCATCCAAGACAAAGATGTCATTGGCGCTGTAGTCGTGATGGGTAGTAGGCAAGGGGGTTTTGTGTCCAGTTGAAAT includes these proteins:
- a CDS encoding type II/IV secretion system protein — encoded protein: MSQKNIKSVIHGYSRKKEEEQTQLVAKENNLPYINLVNYPFTGDVLEIIPNAIAKKNMVIAFNRLGNTVRVATPYPHNVGLSEVMNEIGHRKNILFEPHVCSLSSINFALTQYDKLVRRTSDTSAKAKQKSIDEFLKEIATLTDFASALGGVSITQLFESILSGALAFDATDVHFEPQSEHVRIRFRVDGELLDAASIDHGEYHLLLSRVKNLAHLKLNRQMGPQDGRFSIAVGKGQIDVRVNVLPATYGETIELRLLTAQELLSLERLGLAEGTKQAIERNIKRENGLIVITGPTGSGKTTTLYAVLSLLNKPDVKIITIEDPVEYKIAGIEQIEVDHAAGFDFSQALRAVLRQDPDVILVGEIRDKETAEIAINASLTGHLVLTTLHTNSAPATFARLIEMGVPTYLLADAISLIIAQRLVRRVCASCNGKGCPKCGNTGKKGRVVISEFLEPSIEFAELIKNKATLGEFAKVYKELGYKLLNDDLQEKIAKGLVSPTEKLG
- a CDS encoding extracellular solute-binding protein; translation: MKRGVLIIVAVVFLILFGVVAFLIARGGKKSTTSKPVLSVWAPFDEKKAYEEISKGFFLNRQDTEFEFRHIQAKDAKDYEAKVVDAIASGAGPDIWLTRTDWLPKHEAKLLSAPDTLEWPVEQKVNKADILKTFLGEKILAQNSRSGRLYGLPLSVDSLALYINSNVVSQVTTELGEASDPQEVVFEAPPKTWAELETWNKLITRRNGNGFSRSGIALGTVDNTYAPVDVYLALLQQRGGNLYDETGKEVALHLTADAQAPAREALDYFAAYSNPNNPSYSWNTAAGDPVKRFTENKLGMMIGFSSLRLDIYSADRNFTNYTIAPLPQIKDPKLPTESRTDYAAYWTHVVSKTSDLPQLAWEYLQYLTEESVQGSYNRLTLKPTLDMVDGNGESTDSEVMPSPQQFATQVANAKGAYKPEWQFVDETLQTMLRAVTVSGEAAQVAVDSAAAKLKAGQ
- a CDS encoding Hsp20/alpha crystallin family protein; protein product: MAKNEVQLQGEEWLEEEEGQLAIDAYQDDENVYIKAPIAGVNVDDLEISITDEVVSVKGARRNDAEVAREGYFVQECYWGNFMRSYILPVSVDASKAEAKLRDGILTVRIPKQEKTKTRVLKVSAE
- a CDS encoding ComF family protein produces the protein MTKVRRYDNRSSLANIVRRGLLRALLPVECLVCSDEGEWLCPDCRESLPATRPITCVICAKAAEDGLCNHCRGVTKLDGAVSLFAYHHQGVQRLIKGVKFGGYTDAISFYLENFGEMIMARLEVKGAVLVPLPLSRERLQERGFNQSEVFCEQLARRYGLSVWNGLKRSRHTKAQAELGRKERLKNVKGAFRVVGGETAPKKIILVDDVITTGATLGEAARTLRKVGTEEIVALTLAHG
- a CDS encoding membrane protein insertase YidC, which gives rise to MKEFLKVILYKPLFNLLVFFAWLVPGHSIGWGIILLTVFVKVLLWKLQNKSLRAPLQMRAYQDELKAVQEKHKDDRAAQGQAVLAFYKEKGINPLSGCLPLLIQLPIILILYRVFIAGLNASRPDLIYSFTPHIETINTMFFGIDLAKPEGWILPIIAGVAQLLQSRHYAQLTQSPTGSANDAAAMMNKQMVYLFPIMTFFIARSLPAGLAVYWIASTLFQFVQQYYVFKTFKLPEAKVKLTVREKK
- the yidD gene encoding membrane protein insertion efficiency factor YidD, which translates into the protein MARRFFALLITAYQRTLSPDHGPLRQVTGGICRYQPTCSEYTKEAILKHGTVRGVWLGAKRISRCHPFAAGGFDPVP
- the rnpA gene encoding ribonuclease P protein component, with amino-acid sequence MLKKENRLKSQGEFSRVLKEGKRFSGQFLLIAAADPKEKHPRVGVVVSKKVEKKAVHRNRLRRIVAHVFEHLIKESPPKADVVIIIRSKPEAEAFAALERDIKKWRAAFSPSS
- the rpmH gene encoding 50S ribosomal protein L34 — protein: MRRTLQRNKRHYQKTHGFRARTQSGSTVLKARRAKGRAVLAR